In Puntigrus tetrazona isolate hp1 chromosome 22, ASM1883169v1, whole genome shotgun sequence, one genomic interval encodes:
- the b3galt10.1 gene encoding beta-1,3-galactosyltransferase 1, whose amino-acid sequence MKVKLYNGYGWKSLGPGRAPLRCPKKTGFIVLLTSVFLLTTITYISEYLLKTAVFPDTLYKKVLNQIHSYYVVPEFLSASGNQNILAPDGVQNSPTQIPIKTTDIPIYHHVAHPSNYHFILNEPDKCSQWDPFLVFMVPVAPHDVAARNAIRSTWGNESSVQGKAVLTLFLVGLSGGAEAQQQLKEESRQHRDLLQSDFVDSYFNLTIKTMVIMDWLATRCPQATYAMKVDSDMFINPENLMSLLLSPNTPRENYITGYLMLDRPVVRDKSSKWYVAEELYPEQKYPTYLQGMGYVFSNDLPEKIVEISKEVKPFNIEDAYVGACLKQLGVAPLSPPDPSQFRDYMWQYNREDFLKVITTILRSPQQLIDIWKDVKSPIKQIKLE is encoded by the coding sequence TTTGGGTCCGGGGAGAGCTCCACTTCGGTGTCCAAAAAAAACTGGATTCATTGTACTGCTCACATCAGTGTTCTTATTGACAACCATAACTTACATCTCTGAATACCTTCTGAAGACCGCTGTGTTCCCTGACACCTTGTATAAAAAAGTGCTAAATCAGATACACTCCTATTATGTGGTGCCTGAGTTCCTGTCAGCCAGTggaaatcaaaacattttagcacCCGACGGTGTTCAAAACAGCCCTACACAAATTCCTATAAAAACCACAGACATTCCTATCTATCACCATGTGGCTCATCCAAGTAACTATCATTTCATCCTGAACGAACCCGATAAATGTAGTCAGTGGGATCCGTTCCTGGTCTTTATGGTCCCCGTGGCACCTCATGACGTAGCTGCTCGTAACGCCATCCGGAGCACATGGGGGAACGAGAGCTCAGTGCAGGGAAAAGCAGTGCTGACTCTGTTCTTGGTGGGTTTGTCTGGAGGAGCTGAAGCTCAACAGCAGCTGAAGGAAGAGAGTCGACAACACAGAGATCTACTGCAGAGCGACTTTGTGGACTCCTACTTCAACCTGACCATAAAGACCATGGTGATCATGGACTGGTTGGCCACTCGCTGCCCTCAAGCAACTTATGCTATGAAGGTTGATTCTGACATGTTCATAAACCCGGAGAACTTGATGAGCCTTTTATTGTCACCCAACACACCCAGAGAGAACTACATCACAGGATATTTGATGCTGGACCGGCCTGTCGTCAGAGACAAAAGCTCGAAATGGTACGTGGCAGAGGAATTGTACCCTGAACAAAAATACCCCACCTACCTGCAGGGAATGGGATATGTTTTCTCCAATGACCTGCCTGAAAAAATTGTGGAAATTTCCAAGGAAGTAAAGCCCTTTAACATAGAAGACGCATATGTGGGTGCTTGTCTGAAACAATTAGGTGTTGCACCTTTGTCTCCCCCAGACCCTTCACAGTTTAGAGACTATATGTGGCAATATAATCGAGAAGATTTCCTTAAAGTCATTACAACAATCTTGAGATCCCCGCAGCAGCTAATAGATATTTGGAAGGATGTAAAGAGTcccataaaacaaataaaattggaATAG